A part of Setaria viridis chromosome 8, Setaria_viridis_v4.0, whole genome shotgun sequence genomic DNA contains:
- the LOC117833936 gene encoding probable mediator of RNA polymerase II transcription subunit 26c: MDRDERLRRALAAFGGDAWALVDAALAAAARDRPGELRARRDGIVERLYAAAGCSSCDARQPAAPVPRAALAAAGLDEEDGEEAAPVSPEAEGDAAGAGAAEEAEELGAGAGGEPGLESKIVAIRDFLEDPDQPEDELVSLLQNLEDMDVTYKALQETDIGRHVNGLRKHPSAEVRRLVKQLIRKWKEIVDDWVRLHNSGGDGGSSIIADGDSPEKIQGRSHQSPRVSGFQYSPSPQRHNGSTSERANNGFEPTMDMKRRASPVPAHHNSRQMNNNHHSTPMPSAPAKVTRDHKDSLLDLDRLDSARKRLQENYQEAQNAKKQRTIQVMDINDIPKPKNRNAFIRKNGSGGLPARHR; this comes from the exons aTGGACCGGGACGAGCGCCTCCGCCGTGCGCTCGCCGCCTTCGGGGGCGACGCGTGGGCGCTGGTGGACGCCGcgctggccgcggccgcgcgggacCGCCCGGGCGAGCTGCGCGCGCGCCGCGACGGCATCGTGGAACGGctctacgccgccgccggctgcagcAGCTGCGACGCGCGCCAGCCGGCAGCGCCGGTGCCGCGTGCTgctttggcggcggcggggctggacgaggaggacggcgaggaggcggcgccggtcTCGCCCGAGGCGGAGGGTGACGCAGCGGGAGCCGGTGCtgcggaggaggccgaggagctcggcgcgggggccggcggcgagcccgggCTGGAGAGCAAGATCGTGGCCATCAGGGACTTCTTGGAGGACCCCGACCAG CCCGAGGACGAGCTGGTGAGCTTGCTGCAGAACCTGGAAGACATGGACGTCACCTACAAGGCGCTGCAG GAGACTGACATCGGCCGGCATGTGAATGGTCTGCGCAAGCACCCCTCTGCCGAAGTCAGGCGACTGGTGAAGCAGCTCATTAG GAAGTGGAAGGAGATAGTGGATGACTGGGTGCGCCTGCACAATTCCGGTGGTGACGGTGGCTCCTCGATCATAG CTGATGGCGACTCCCCTGAGAAAATCCAAGGCAGGAGCCACCAAAGCCCTCGG GTTTCAGGGTTTCAGTATTCTCCCAGTCCACAGAGGCATA ATGGCTCAACTTCAGAGAGAGCTAACAACGGATTTGAGCCAACAATGGATATGAAGCGCAGGGCAAGCCCAGTACCCGCGCATCATAACTCCAGGCAGATGAACAACAACCATCATTCTACTCCTATGCCATCTGCTCCAGCT AAAGTGACTAGGGACCACAAGGACAGTCTTCTGGACCTTGATAGGCTTGATTCTGCAAGGAAGAGGCTCCAGGAGAATTATCAGGAAGCACAAAATG CCAAAAAGCAGAGGACAATCCAAGTGATGGACATCAACGACATACCAAAGCCGAAGAACAGAAATGCTTTCATCCGCAAGAACGGCAGCGGTGGGCTCCCTGCAAGGCACCGATAA
- the LOC117866931 gene encoding exocyst complex component EXO70C1, translated as MDRIPVAPLKSSSFSAATAREDKLARNLSLGPIKLNEHIKEARQEKADNAGADAGGGEAAADAVPEEASEPDLATLSAEIDAFLAALRDGEAPPAVSEVTLDKFANAVEQEMAPLEGTEDKWVPEAPGEAPPLLATIKRIAALSSALAASQAEGGGTYTIGLHRVTGVLHRAMTFVEDEFHALLEDPRVAKVAPGGGGDTGSATGRSMKRPPSFGHGAEPDRCVIPSDGGSGEASPPFPPETVDRLRAMAEAMFAAGYETECTEVFLVARRNALDASLQSLGYEKASIDDVVKMPWEAQESEIATWIKAFRHAVEADLPGERDLCARVFASADGLARSIFADLARGAMLHMLSFTEAVVLMKRAAEKLFKVLDMYEAIRDVAPVVDAFVAEASAGDNDGGSAAAAMMVDLKYELASVRARLGESAAAIFCDLESSIRADAGKQPVPGGAVHPLTRYLMNYLKFTCYYKGTLEQVFQEYRRPDDDEHEGGAGAGDPFAAQLMELLELLHGNLEAKSRLYKDPSLSSIFLMNNGRYMLQKIRGSPEINAVVGEAWSRKRSTDLRQYHKNYQRETWSRVLNLLRDDGVITVKGHVQKQVLKDRFKHFNAAMDEIQRTQGAWVVSDEQLQSELRVSIAAVIVPAYRSFLGRFSQHFSAGRQTEKYIKLSGEDLEAIIEELFDGNAVSMPRRRT; from the coding sequence ATGGATAGGATCCCCGTCGCGCCGCTCAAGTCCAGCAGCTTCTCGGCGGCCACCGCCCGGGAGGACAAGCTCGCCCGCAACCTCTCGCTGGGCCCCATCAAGCTCAACGAGCACATCAAGGAGGCGCGCCAGGAGAAGGCCGACAATGCCGGCGcggacgcgggcggcggcgaggccgctgCCGACGCCGTGCCGGAGGAGGCCAGCGAGCCGGACTTGGCCACGCTGTCGGCGGAGATCGACGCGTTCCTCGCCGCCCTCAGGGACGGCGAGGCGCCTCCGGCCGTGTCCGAGGTGACGCTGGACAAGTTCGCGAACGCCGTCGAGCAGGAGATGGCGCCGTTGGAGGGGACCGAGGACAAGTGGGTGCCCGAGGCTCCCGGcgaggcgccgccgctcctcgccacgATCAAGCGCATTGCGGCGCTCTCGTCGGCGCTCGCCGCGAGCcaggcggagggcggcggcacctACACCATCGGGCTGCACCGCGTCACGGGCGTGCTCCACCGCGCCATGACGTTCGTGGAGGACGAGTTCCACGCGCTGCTCGAGGACCCCCGCGTCGCCAAGgtggcgcccggcggcggcggcgacaccggCAGCGCCACGGGCAGGTCGATGAAGCGGCCACCGTCGTTCGGGCACGGCGCGGAGCCCGACCGCTGCGTGATCCCCTCGGACGGGGGCAGTGGGGAGGCCTCGCCGCCGTTCCCGCCGGAAACCGTGGACCGGCTGCGCGCCATGGCGGAGGCCATGTTCGCCGCCGGGTACGAGACGGAGTGCACGGAGGTGTTCCTGGTGGCTCGCCGGAACGCGCTGGACGCGTCGCTGCAGAGCCTCGGGTACGAGAAGGCGAGCATCGACGACGTGGTGAAGATGCCGTGGGAGGCGCAGGAGTCGGAGATCGCCACGTGGATCAAGGCGTTCCGGCACGCCGTCGAGGCGGACCTCCCCGGCGAGCGCGACCTGTGCGCCCGCGTCTTCGCCAGCGCCGACGGCCTCGCCCGCAGCATCTTCGCCGACCTCGCGCGCGGCGCCATGCTGCACATGCTCAGCTTCACGGAGGCCGTCGTCCTGATGAAGCGCGCCGCGGAGAAGCTCTTCAAGGTGCTCGACATGTACGAGGCCATCCGCGACGTGGCCCCCGTCGTGGACGCGTTCGTCGCCGAGGCCTCCGCCGGAGACAacgacggcggcagcgcggcagcCGCCATGATGGTCGACCTGAAGTACGAGCTGGCCTCCGTGCGCGCCCGCCTGGGCgagtcggcggcggccatcTTCTGCGACCTGGAGAGCTCGATCCGCGCGGACGCCGGAAAGCAGCCGGtccccggcggcgcggtgcACCCGCTGACCCGGTACCTGATGAACTACCTCAAGTTCACGTGCTACTACAAGGGCACCCTGGAGCAGGTGTTCCAGGAGTACCGGcgccccgacgacgacgagcacgagggcggagccggcgccggcgacccgtTCGCGGCGCAGCTGATGGagctgctggagctgctgcacggGAACCTGGAGGCCAAGTCGCGGCTGTACAAGGACCCGTCGCTGAGCAGCATCTTCCTGATGAACAACGGGCGGTACATGCTGCAGAAGATCCGGGGGTCGCCGGAGATCAACGCCGTCGTCGGCGAGGCGTGGTCCCGGAAGCGGTCGACGGACCTGCGGCAGTACCACAAGAACTACCAGCGGGAGACGTGGAGCCGCGTGCTGAACCTGCTCCGGGACGACGGCGTGATCACCGTCAAGGGCCACGTGCAGAAGCAGGTGCTCAAGGACAGGTTCAAGCATTTCAACGCCGCCATGGACGAGATCCAGCGGACGCAGGGGGCCTGGGTCGTCAGCGACGAGCAGCTGCAGTCGGAGCTCAGGGTCTCCATCGCCGCCGTCATCGTGCCGGCGTACCGGTCCTTCCTGGGGCGCTTCTCGCAGCACTTCAGCGCGGGGAGGCAGACGGAGAAGTACATCAAGCTCAGCGGGGAGGACCTGGAGGCCATCATCGAGGAGCTCTTCGACGGAAACGCCGTCTCCATGCCCAGGAGAAGGACGTAA
- the LOC117834111 gene encoding probable CCR4-associated factor 1 homolog 11, with amino-acid sequence MSRRRAPAPATAGIPPSAALRPPRPPAPRPRGADVFVRLVLAENLMAELAAIHALLPRYPYVTVHAEHGAGGDDGGEDGRVILPPCVRLGDLPAAARYALAKIDVDAFPLLQLGITLCDAHGRLPALRAPWGATAESVWQFAVFPGRDTSSGGSGAATMTLRTLAYALFASGVVSPGTWGRVTWVAHGGLYHLGFLLKVLTGGAPLPETKEEFLAALRGYLGGKVFDVRYLAARLPASVSLKGPLAYLAALLGAPAAAAREPWQAGEKSLAACQVFMRIKGLFFAWDGVDMHAGRIHGLHTPPPPPSS; translated from the coding sequence AtgtcccgccgccgcgcaccagCGCCAGCCACCGCGGGCATCCCGCCCTCAGCcgcgctccggccgccgcgcccgccggcgccgcgcccgcgtGGCGCCGACGTGTTCGTCCGGCTGGTTCTGGCCGAGAACCTCATGGCCGAGCTGGCGGCCATCCACGCCCTCCTGCCGCGGTACCCCTACGTGACCGTCCACGCGGAGCACGGCGCGggtggcgacgacggcggcgaggacggccgcGTCATCCTCCCCCCCTGCGTGCGCCTGGGGGACctcccggccgcggcgcggtACGCGCTCGCCAAGATCGACGTCGACGCGTTCCCGCTCCTCCAGCTCGGCATCACGCTCTGCGACGCGCACGGGCGGCTCCCCGCGCTGCGCGCCCCCTGGGGCGCCACCGCCGAGTCTGTCTGGCAGTTCGCCGTCTTCCCCGGCCGCGACACCTCCTCCGGCGggagcggggcggcgacgatgaCCCTGAGGACCCTCGCGTACGCCCTCTTCGCCTCCGGCGTCGTCTCCCCGGGGACGTGGGGCAGGGTCACGTGGGTCGCGCACGGCGGGCTCTACCACCTCGGGTTCCTCCTCAAGGTCCtcaccggcggcgcgccgctgccggagaCCAAGGAGGAGTTCCTGGCGGCGCTCAGAGGGTACCTCGGCGGGAAGGTGTTCGACGTGAGGTACCTGGCGGCGCGGCTCCCCGCGAGTGTGAGCCTCAAGGGCCCGCTCGCGTACCTGGCGGCGCTGCTcggcgcgcccgccgcggcggcgagggagccgTGGCAGGCCGGGGAGAAGAGTCTCGCCGCGTGCCAGGTGTTCATGCGGATCAAGGGGCTCTTCTTCGCGTGGGACGGCGTGGACATGCACGCCGGCCGCATCCACGGCCtgcacacgccgccgccgccgccgtcgagctgA